Proteins from a single region of Verrucosispora sp. NA02020:
- a CDS encoding ABC transporter ATP-binding protein — protein MIVVDQLTKRYGRHTAVDDVSFRCEPGTVTGFLGPNGAGKSTTMRMLCGLSTPTSGTATVAGHPYRRLPNPGRVVGVLLDASAQHAGRSGREALAVAAATMGVDRRAVGEVLDRVGLNAVAARRRVGAYSLGMRQRLGLAHALLGDPRVLVLDEPANGLDPEGIFWMRGLLRDFADRGGTVLLSSHLLREVEAVADRLVVIGGGRVVAQGDKEELLADGGTLVRARDRGALRTALERAGLPISEGTDGLVVRADTDAVGEAALTAGVALTELRPAGSGGLEQLFLTLTATGGSQTAATSATEPTREPVR, from the coding sequence ATGATTGTCGTAGACCAGCTCACCAAACGGTACGGACGGCACACCGCCGTCGATGACGTGTCGTTCCGCTGCGAACCGGGCACGGTCACCGGCTTCCTCGGGCCCAACGGGGCCGGCAAGTCGACCACGATGCGGATGCTCTGCGGGCTGAGCACACCGACCTCCGGCACCGCCACCGTCGCCGGGCACCCCTACCGCCGACTGCCCAACCCGGGTCGCGTCGTCGGTGTCCTGCTGGACGCCTCCGCCCAGCACGCCGGACGCAGCGGCCGGGAGGCACTGGCGGTGGCCGCGGCCACGATGGGCGTGGACCGGCGCGCGGTGGGAGAGGTGCTCGACCGGGTGGGCCTGAACGCGGTCGCGGCCCGGCGGCGGGTGGGCGCGTACTCGCTGGGGATGCGTCAGCGGCTCGGCCTCGCGCACGCGCTGCTGGGCGACCCCCGGGTGCTGGTCCTGGACGAGCCGGCCAACGGCCTCGACCCGGAGGGGATCTTCTGGATGCGCGGCCTGCTGCGCGACTTCGCCGACCGGGGCGGCACCGTCCTGCTCTCCTCCCACCTGCTGCGTGAGGTCGAGGCGGTGGCGGACCGGCTGGTGGTGATCGGGGGCGGCCGGGTCGTGGCGCAGGGCGACAAGGAGGAGTTGCTGGCCGACGGCGGCACGCTGGTGCGCGCCCGCGACCGGGGCGCGCTGCGGACCGCGCTGGAACGCGCCGGCCTGCCGATCAGCGAGGGCACCGACGGGCTGGTGGTCCGCGCCGACACCGACGCGGTCGGCGAGGCCGCGCTGACAGCCGGCGTCGCCCTGACCGAGCTGCGCCCGGCCGGGAGCGGCGGCCTGGAGCAGCTCTTCCTCACCCTCACCGCGACCGGCGGATCACAGACCGCCGCGACCAGCGCCACCGAGCCGACCAGGGAGCCCGTCCGATGA
- a CDS encoding sensor histidine kinase, which yields MTSPVVPEHPWLLPGALGGADRSPRRTMRDWLIDSTCFLLSLGWVVLTTFDALTPAPIVAERLPYGWMIVADAVVGLACTVALWWRRRWPLGLLLVTLPLTMLSVTSIAALLIIYFTVVVHLRTAVALAVTAAALVCNMFFALFRPDPQSSYWAATIWGVVITLLVMAWAMFVRARRQLVLSLRERAERAEAEQQLRVAQAQQVERTRIAREMHDVLAHRISLLSLHAGALEFRPDASPEEVSRAAGVIRGSAHAALQDLREVIGVLRADTSLTAEPERPQPTLDDLPALVAESRAAGTRVDLRDRVSDPERLPAGLGRSVYRIVQEGLTNARKHAGGAAVTVGLSGAPGDGLAVEIRNRWPVGDAVPSIPGTGTGLIGVAERVTLAGGRLEHGRDDSGDFRLAAWLPWPAS from the coding sequence GTGACCAGCCCTGTCGTCCCCGAGCACCCGTGGCTGCTGCCCGGGGCGCTCGGTGGGGCCGACCGTAGCCCCCGTCGCACCATGCGGGACTGGCTGATCGACAGCACCTGCTTCCTGCTCTCGCTCGGCTGGGTGGTGCTGACCACGTTCGACGCCCTCACGCCGGCCCCGATCGTCGCCGAGCGGCTGCCGTACGGCTGGATGATCGTCGCGGACGCGGTCGTCGGGCTGGCCTGCACGGTGGCGCTCTGGTGGCGTCGTCGCTGGCCGCTCGGGCTTCTGCTGGTGACGTTGCCGCTGACCATGCTCTCGGTCACCTCGATCGCGGCGCTGCTGATCATCTACTTCACCGTGGTGGTGCATCTGCGGACCGCCGTGGCGTTGGCGGTCACCGCGGCCGCGCTGGTCTGCAACATGTTCTTCGCCCTGTTCCGCCCCGACCCGCAGAGCAGCTACTGGGCCGCGACCATCTGGGGCGTGGTGATCACCCTGCTGGTGATGGCCTGGGCGATGTTCGTACGGGCGCGTCGGCAACTGGTGCTGTCGCTGCGGGAGCGCGCCGAGCGGGCGGAGGCCGAGCAGCAGCTCCGGGTGGCCCAGGCCCAGCAGGTGGAGCGCACCCGGATCGCCCGCGAGATGCACGACGTGCTGGCCCACCGGATCTCCCTGCTCAGCCTGCACGCCGGTGCGCTGGAGTTCCGGCCCGACGCCAGCCCGGAGGAGGTCTCGCGGGCCGCCGGGGTGATCCGGGGCAGCGCGCACGCCGCCTTGCAGGACCTGCGTGAGGTGATCGGCGTCCTGCGGGCCGACACGTCGCTCACCGCCGAGCCGGAACGCCCGCAACCCACCCTCGACGACCTGCCCGCGCTGGTCGCCGAGTCCCGGGCCGCCGGTACCCGGGTGGACCTGCGGGACCGGGTCAGCGACCCGGAGCGGCTGCCCGCCGGTCTGGGGCGCAGCGTCTACCGGATCGTGCAGGAGGGGCTGACCAACGCCCGCAAGCACGCCGGGGGTGCGGCCGTGACGGTCGGGCTCAGCGGGGCGCCCGGCGACGGGCTGGCCGTGGAGATCCGCAACCGGTGGCCGGTGGGTGACGCCGTGCCGTCGATCCCGGGTACCGGAACCGGGCTGATCGGGGTCGCCGAGCGGGTCACCCTGGCGGGTGGGCGGTTGGAGCACGGCCGTGACGACAGCGGCGACTTCCGGCTCGCCGCCTGGCTGCCCTGGCCGGCGTCGTGA
- a CDS encoding response regulator transcription factor codes for MILGGTPDLEVVGEAADGGEVVQAVAICRPDVVLMDIRMPRVDGLAATEALRALPRPPEVLVLTTFDADEHVLRALRAGAGGFLLKDTPPAQIVQAVRRVAAGEATLSPTVTRTLITHVTVGTASDPRQERATRLLGGLTDRERAVAMAIGQGRTNAEIASELFMSVATVKAYVSRLLTRLGLNNRVQVALLVHDAGLV; via the coding sequence ATGATCCTCGGCGGTACGCCCGACCTGGAGGTGGTCGGGGAGGCGGCCGACGGCGGCGAGGTGGTCCAGGCGGTCGCCATCTGCCGGCCGGACGTGGTGCTGATGGACATCCGGATGCCGAGGGTGGACGGGCTGGCGGCCACCGAGGCGCTGCGGGCGCTGCCCCGACCGCCGGAGGTACTCGTGCTGACCACCTTCGACGCCGACGAGCACGTCCTGCGGGCGCTGCGGGCCGGTGCCGGCGGATTCCTGCTCAAGGACACCCCGCCGGCCCAGATCGTGCAGGCGGTACGCCGGGTGGCGGCCGGGGAGGCGACCCTGTCACCGACGGTCACCCGGACCCTCATCACGCACGTCACGGTGGGCACCGCGAGCGATCCCCGACAGGAGCGGGCCACCCGGCTGCTCGGCGGTCTCACCGACCGGGAACGCGCGGTGGCGATGGCCATCGGTCAGGGGCGGACGAACGCCGAGATCGCCAGCGAGCTGTTCATGAGCGTCGCCACCGTCAAGGCGTACGTCTCGCGGCTGTTGACCCGGCTCGGTCTGAACAACCGGGTGCAGGTCGCGCTCCTCGTGCACGACGCCGGGCTGGTCTGA
- a CDS encoding M15 family metallopeptidase — translation MRAHLMKRAVLALALAVPGAAIASAVAAPPAHADGCYTWNRTLSRGSSGSDVRELQLRIAGWAGNNNVVELDGQYGPKTAAAVRRFQSAYGLRSDGVAGQQTFAKLYQIQDNDCTPRHFTWNEMDDGCGRGGWTGGPLTTAQTRQNALRTMWKLEALRKGLGDQPLEVTSGFRSRTCNSQVGGASNSQHLYGNAADLVSDNRSLCQIARAARNHGFSGIIGPGVSGHNSHVHVDSRRENNRDNSTNNTYWAAPDCGIAPGYR, via the coding sequence GTGCGCGCACATCTGATGAAGCGGGCTGTCCTCGCCCTCGCCCTGGCCGTGCCAGGTGCCGCGATCGCCTCGGCGGTCGCCGCGCCGCCGGCCCATGCCGACGGCTGCTACACCTGGAACCGCACGCTGTCCCGGGGCAGCTCGGGCAGCGACGTCCGCGAGCTGCAACTGCGGATCGCCGGTTGGGCGGGCAACAACAACGTGGTGGAGCTCGACGGCCAGTACGGCCCGAAGACCGCTGCCGCCGTACGCCGTTTCCAGTCCGCGTACGGACTACGGTCCGACGGGGTCGCCGGCCAGCAGACCTTCGCGAAGCTGTACCAGATCCAGGACAACGACTGCACCCCGCGCCACTTCACCTGGAACGAGATGGACGACGGCTGTGGCCGGGGCGGCTGGACCGGTGGTCCGCTGACCACCGCGCAGACCCGGCAGAACGCCCTGCGCACGATGTGGAAGCTGGAGGCGCTGCGCAAGGGCCTCGGCGACCAGCCGCTGGAGGTGACCAGCGGATTCCGCAGCCGCACCTGCAACAGCCAGGTGGGTGGTGCGTCGAACAGCCAGCACCTCTACGGCAACGCGGCCGACCTCGTCTCCGACAACCGCTCGCTGTGCCAGATCGCTCGCGCCGCGCGCAACCACGGCTTCAGCGGCATCATCGGCCCCGGGGTGAGTGGCCACAACTCGCACGTGCACGTGGACTCACGCCGCGAGAACAACCGCGACAACAGCACGAACAACACGTACTGGGCGGCACCCGACTGCGGGATCGCACCCGGCTACCGCTGA
- a CDS encoding DUF6642 family protein, with amino-acid sequence MARGGIFCVEGQWHRDLNERGSVLPTLELLERLGKVRFIHKDAATRDELFYFVDRWLLKQYADHRLGFFAMHGEPNRLCLTDWQSVELTEVAELMAGRCEGRRLYFGSCSVLRAPESVLREFLEVTGAALICGFTREVDWVESAAFETVLLDVLANGRRHNAAELRMGSAHWAPLASYLGFRVIYANGRAWRPSARPRVPRQSSVGRIG; translated from the coding sequence GTGGCACGCGGAGGCATCTTCTGCGTCGAGGGCCAGTGGCACCGGGACCTCAACGAGCGGGGATCGGTGCTGCCCACCCTCGAACTGCTCGAACGGCTGGGCAAGGTCCGTTTCATCCACAAGGACGCGGCCACCCGGGACGAGCTGTTCTACTTCGTCGACCGCTGGCTGCTCAAGCAGTACGCCGACCACCGGCTCGGCTTCTTCGCCATGCACGGCGAGCCGAACCGGCTGTGCCTGACCGACTGGCAGTCGGTCGAGCTGACCGAGGTGGCGGAGTTGATGGCCGGGCGCTGCGAGGGGCGCCGGCTCTACTTCGGCAGTTGTTCGGTCCTGCGCGCCCCCGAGTCGGTGCTGCGGGAGTTCCTCGAGGTGACCGGCGCGGCGTTGATCTGCGGCTTCACCCGCGAGGTGGACTGGGTCGAGTCGGCGGCGTTCGAGACCGTGCTGCTCGACGTACTCGCCAACGGTCGGCGGCACAACGCCGCCGAGCTGCGGATGGGCTCGGCGCACTGGGCGCCGCTCGCCTCCTACCTCGGCTTTCGGGTGATCTACGCCAACGGCCGCGCCTGGCGACCCTCGGCGCGTCCCCGGGTGCCCCGCCAGTCGTCCGTGGGCCGGATCGGCTGA
- a CDS encoding PPOX class F420-dependent oxidoreductase, protein MPRTIARNTRVDRDDLLAFVRPRHRVVLMTTRPDGRPQSSPVSAGVDADGRLVISTYPERAKVSNIRRDPRVSACVLSDDWNGPWVQLDGTAEVLDLPDALEPLVEYFRSISGEHPDWDDYRAAMVRQGKSLIRVTITSWGPVATGGFPARLAD, encoded by the coding sequence ATGCCACGCACGATCGCTCGTAACACCCGCGTCGACCGCGACGACCTGCTCGCCTTCGTCCGCCCCCGGCACCGGGTGGTGCTGATGACCACCCGTCCGGACGGTCGGCCGCAGTCCTCGCCGGTCAGCGCCGGGGTGGACGCCGACGGCCGACTGGTGATCTCCACCTATCCGGAACGCGCGAAAGTCTCCAACATCCGCCGCGACCCCCGGGTGTCGGCGTGTGTGCTCTCCGACGACTGGAACGGACCCTGGGTGCAGCTCGACGGCACCGCCGAGGTCCTCGACCTGCCCGACGCCCTGGAGCCGCTGGTGGAGTACTTCCGCAGCATCTCCGGGGAACACCCGGACTGGGACGACTACCGGGCGGCGATGGTGCGGCAGGGCAAGTCGCTGATCCGGGTGACCATCACCTCGTGGGGCCCGGTCGCCACCGGCGGTTTCCCGGCCCGACTGGCCGACTGA
- a CDS encoding M28 family peptidase, giving the protein MLTVALGGAATVALPAPAWAADDKRPGAHRPPKLTPQDRKVIAQLSPRRALEHLKVLSEDIGPRIGGTESERRAANYLAGQFDKLRYDTTLQPFPVADKFLAQLSSPAGLPTDLNWQVGASAHAALDTSVTAAVVDVRAGAAADFTADVAGKIVLVDYVAAQREAVAARAVAAGAAGVVFLPADLVEPRRASAFSPTLPGSAATPLGIPVVGVAQAQKHRLRALLAAGPLTLTVATTAHRGLTSYNVLAERRGRSGANGPVVMVSAHYDSVIGAPGANDDGSGTVLCLELARVLKAIPINATVRFGLWGSEEQGLIGSRYYVRELPQVERDRILAVYQNDMVATSWDPATRYWLLSFTGEANRATDEVSAAALRLGYQPQISPVTQRGASDHQSFQEVGIASANFSWRGEESPALLEPPYHSPEDTIAKNISLERLQVSMELIGCATYATAGH; this is encoded by the coding sequence ATGCTCACCGTCGCACTCGGCGGGGCGGCCACCGTGGCACTCCCGGCACCGGCCTGGGCCGCCGACGACAAGCGGCCGGGCGCACACCGCCCGCCCAAGCTCACCCCCCAGGACCGCAAGGTCATCGCTCAGCTCTCCCCCCGCCGGGCGCTGGAACACCTGAAGGTGCTCTCCGAGGACATCGGCCCGCGCATCGGCGGCACCGAGTCCGAGCGCCGGGCCGCGAACTACCTCGCGGGCCAGTTCGACAAGCTGCGGTACGACACCACGCTGCAACCGTTTCCGGTGGCCGACAAGTTCCTCGCCCAGCTCAGCTCCCCCGCCGGCCTGCCCACCGACCTGAACTGGCAGGTCGGGGCCAGCGCCCACGCCGCCCTGGACACCTCGGTCACCGCCGCGGTCGTCGACGTGCGGGCCGGTGCGGCGGCGGACTTCACCGCCGACGTCGCCGGCAAGATCGTGCTGGTGGACTACGTCGCCGCCCAACGGGAGGCGGTGGCGGCGCGGGCGGTGGCCGCCGGTGCGGCCGGTGTGGTCTTCCTCCCGGCCGACCTGGTCGAGCCGCGCCGCGCGTCGGCGTTCTCGCCCACCCTGCCCGGCTCCGCCGCCACGCCGCTGGGCATCCCGGTGGTCGGCGTCGCCCAGGCGCAGAAGCACCGGCTGCGGGCGCTGCTCGCCGCCGGACCGCTCACCCTCACCGTCGCCACCACCGCGCACCGCGGCCTGACCTCGTACAACGTGCTGGCCGAGCGGCGTGGGCGGTCCGGCGCGAACGGCCCGGTGGTCATGGTCAGCGCGCACTACGACTCGGTGATCGGCGCGCCGGGCGCCAACGACGACGGCTCCGGCACCGTGCTCTGCCTGGAACTGGCCCGGGTGCTGAAGGCGATCCCGATCAACGCCACGGTCCGGTTCGGCCTCTGGGGCTCGGAGGAGCAGGGCCTGATCGGCTCGCGCTACTACGTGCGGGAGCTGCCGCAGGTGGAGCGGGACCGGATCCTCGCCGTCTACCAGAACGACATGGTCGCCACGAGCTGGGACCCGGCGACGCGGTACTGGCTGCTCTCCTTCACCGGCGAGGCCAACCGGGCCACCGACGAGGTCTCCGCCGCGGCGCTGCGGCTCGGCTACCAGCCACAGATCTCCCCGGTGACCCAGCGCGGCGCCAGTGACCACCAGTCGTTCCAGGAGGTCGGCATCGCCAGCGCCAACTTCTCCTGGCGGGGTGAGGAGTCTCCGGCGCTGCTGGAGCCGCCGTACCACAGCCCGGAGGACACCATCGCCAAGAACATCAGCCTGGAGCGGTTGCAGGTGTCAATGGAGCTGATCGGCTGCGCGACGTACGCGACGGCCGGACACTGA
- a CDS encoding NAD(P)-dependent oxidoreductase encodes MSNIVVFGAGGTAGSRIVVEAVDRGHRVVAAVRRPEAVSYLPPAVRVVTGDATSERSVRELAPDADALVVAIGGGDRTLWPDAARTLLHVLGGMPAAPRVIHVGGGSTLLTPTGGRLLDEPDFPADYREAALGQADALDVYRSAADGVTWTYLSPPPLEFHPGERTGRYRTGTEQPVTDDDGRSALSYEDLAVAVVDEIESPRFRNMRFTAAY; translated from the coding sequence GTGAGCAACATCGTCGTGTTCGGGGCGGGCGGCACCGCGGGTTCCCGCATCGTGGTGGAGGCGGTCGACCGGGGACACCGGGTGGTGGCCGCGGTACGCCGACCGGAGGCCGTCTCGTACCTGCCACCGGCCGTACGCGTGGTCACCGGGGACGCCACCAGCGAGCGCAGCGTACGGGAGTTGGCGCCGGACGCCGACGCGCTGGTGGTGGCGATCGGTGGTGGCGACCGTACGCTGTGGCCGGACGCGGCCCGGACGCTGCTCCACGTGCTGGGCGGGATGCCGGCCGCGCCCCGCGTGATCCACGTCGGCGGCGGGTCCACCCTGCTCACTCCGACCGGGGGCCGGTTGCTCGACGAGCCGGACTTCCCCGCCGACTACCGGGAGGCCGCGCTCGGCCAGGCCGACGCGCTGGACGTCTACCGGTCCGCTGCCGACGGTGTCACCTGGACCTACCTGTCCCCGCCGCCGCTGGAGTTCCATCCCGGCGAGCGCACCGGACGGTACCGCACCGGCACCGAGCAGCCAGTGACCGACGACGATGGCCGCAGCGCGCTCAGCTACGAGGATCTGGCGGTCGCGGTGGTCGACGAAATCGAGAGCCCGCGTTTCCGGAATATGCGGTTCACTGCCGCATACTAA
- a CDS encoding serine hydrolase, whose amino-acid sequence MSMARSIAPAEVGFDPARLARIDAHFGRYVDDGRLAGFQVLVTRHGEIAHSAAYGLRDREAGTPVEADTLWRIYSMSKPITSVAAMMLWEEGRFELTDEIGRWLPEFADMRVYSKGSTLKPYTVPAIEPIRVWHLLSHTSGLTYGFMQTSVVDGLYRAAGYDLYPPSGVDLAEASRVFGELPLLFQPGTAWGYSVATDVLGRLIEVVSGQSLDTFLRERMLDPLGMTDTRWHVAGADAERLAALYVPDPTTGRAVRHDRLGDLAYAKPSLLSGGGGLISSAADYHRFTQMLLRGGELDGVRLLGPRTVRLMTRNHLPGGGDLGMLSTGGFAETTLDGIGFGLGFAVVDDPVPSRLPSSVGEYYWGGVASTAFLVDPAEQLTALLFTQLMPSSTWPLRAQLRQLVYSALVD is encoded by the coding sequence ATGAGCATGGCACGCAGCATCGCGCCGGCCGAGGTCGGTTTCGACCCGGCCCGGCTGGCCCGGATCGACGCGCACTTCGGCCGGTACGTCGACGACGGCCGGCTCGCCGGTTTCCAGGTCCTGGTCACCCGGCACGGCGAGATCGCGCACAGTGCGGCGTACGGGCTGCGCGACCGCGAGGCCGGTACGCCGGTCGAGGCGGACACGCTCTGGCGGATCTACTCCATGAGCAAGCCGATCACCTCGGTGGCGGCGATGATGCTCTGGGAGGAGGGCCGTTTCGAGCTGACCGACGAGATCGGCCGCTGGCTGCCCGAGTTCGCCGACATGCGGGTCTACTCGAAGGGCTCGACGCTGAAGCCGTACACGGTGCCGGCGATCGAGCCGATCCGGGTCTGGCACCTGCTCAGTCACACCTCCGGGCTGACGTACGGCTTCATGCAGACCTCGGTGGTCGACGGCCTGTACCGGGCCGCCGGGTACGACCTGTACCCGCCGTCGGGCGTGGACCTGGCCGAGGCCTCCCGGGTCTTCGGTGAGCTGCCACTGCTGTTCCAGCCCGGCACCGCGTGGGGCTACTCGGTCGCCACCGACGTGCTGGGCCGGCTGATCGAGGTGGTCTCCGGGCAGAGCCTGGACACCTTCCTGCGCGAACGGATGCTGGATCCGCTGGGCATGACCGACACCCGCTGGCACGTGGCGGGGGCCGACGCCGAGCGGCTGGCCGCGCTCTACGTGCCGGACCCGACCACCGGTCGGGCGGTCCGGCACGACCGGCTCGGCGACCTGGCGTACGCGAAGCCGAGTCTCCTCTCCGGCGGCGGTGGCCTGATCTCGTCGGCCGCCGACTACCACCGGTTCACCCAGATGCTGCTGCGCGGCGGCGAGCTCGACGGGGTACGCCTGCTCGGCCCGCGTACGGTGCGCCTGATGACCCGCAACCACCTGCCCGGCGGCGGTGACCTGGGCATGCTGTCCACCGGCGGGTTCGCCGAGACGACGCTGGACGGCATCGGGTTCGGCCTCGGCTTCGCGGTGGTCGACGACCCGGTGCCGAGCCGGCTGCCGAGCAGCGTGGGCGAGTACTACTGGGGCGGGGTGGCCAGCACCGCGTTCCTGGTCGACCCGGCGGAGCAGCTCACCGCCCTGCTGTTCACCCAGCTCATGCCGTCGAGCACCTGGCCGCTGCGCGCGCAGCTGAGGCAGCTCGTCTACTCCGCCCTGGTGGATTGA
- a CDS encoding pentapeptide repeat-containing protein, whose product MPEPIEGVTFHDEDWYAEELTDRRFVGCTFHRVDLTEATSRGAVFDGCTFGDVLFNVSRHVDSAFTRCVFTRCNLFEAEFTGCKFVGSSFDRCDLRPLTVDGGDWSFVTLAGADLRGARLTGVRMREADLSGADLTGATVSGGDLSDVQWRGARLSGADLRGSDLSGLDPTAVHRSGAIVDAVQAVMMARALGFQVLG is encoded by the coding sequence ATGCCGGAGCCGATCGAGGGCGTCACCTTCCACGACGAGGACTGGTACGCCGAGGAGCTGACCGACCGGCGTTTCGTCGGGTGCACCTTCCACCGCGTCGACCTGACCGAGGCCACCAGCCGGGGTGCCGTCTTCGACGGCTGCACCTTCGGCGACGTGCTGTTCAACGTCTCCCGGCACGTCGACTCGGCCTTCACCCGGTGCGTCTTCACCCGCTGCAACCTGTTCGAGGCGGAGTTCACCGGCTGCAAGTTCGTGGGCAGCAGCTTCGACCGGTGCGATCTGCGTCCGCTGACCGTCGACGGCGGCGACTGGTCGTTCGTCACGCTCGCCGGCGCCGACCTGCGGGGCGCGCGCCTCACCGGCGTACGCATGCGGGAGGCCGACCTCTCCGGTGCCGACCTGACCGGCGCGACCGTGAGTGGCGGCGACCTCTCCGACGTGCAGTGGCGCGGAGCCCGGCTGTCCGGTGCGGACCTGCGCGGCAGTGACCTCTCCGGTCTGGATCCGACCGCCGTGCACCGCTCCGGCGCGATCGTCGACGCGGTGCAGGCCGTCATGATGGCCCGCGCCCTCGGCTTCCAGGTCCTCGGCTGA
- a CDS encoding nitroreductase family deazaflavin-dependent oxidoreductase, whose protein sequence is MTSGEKVVDSPTDWVAEHIDRYVETDGAEGHEWQPGVFTLLLTTRGRRSGALRRTALIYRRHGDAYVVVASQGGAPRHPAWYLNLLADPEAQVQVAAERFTARARTATAEEKARLWPDMVAVWPAYDDYQTKTDRDIPVVLLERL, encoded by the coding sequence ATGACGTCGGGCGAGAAGGTAGTGGACAGCCCCACCGACTGGGTGGCCGAGCACATCGACAGGTACGTCGAGACCGACGGTGCCGAGGGACACGAGTGGCAGCCGGGCGTGTTCACGTTGCTGCTGACCACCCGGGGCCGGCGCAGCGGCGCCCTCCGCCGGACCGCGTTGATCTACCGGCGGCACGGCGACGCGTACGTGGTGGTCGCCTCCCAGGGCGGCGCTCCCCGACACCCCGCCTGGTATCTGAACCTGCTCGCGGACCCGGAGGCCCAGGTCCAGGTCGCGGCCGAGCGCTTCACCGCACGGGCCCGCACCGCCACGGCCGAGGAGAAGGCCCGGCTCTGGCCGGACATGGTCGCCGTCTGGCCGGCGTACGACGACTACCAGACCAAGACCGACCGGGACATCCCCGTGGTGTTGCTGGAACGCCTCTGA
- a CDS encoding adhesin has translation MLTMTDNAVLVIRDLANQQDVAEGGGVRIAADTTAGSLTVELVAAPVAGDQVVDNQGARIFLDSDAADLLGDAAVDATVDDEGVVQFGFTEQQ, from the coding sequence ATGCTCACGATGACCGACAACGCCGTCCTGGTGATCCGTGATCTCGCCAACCAGCAGGACGTGGCCGAGGGCGGTGGGGTACGCATCGCCGCGGACACCACCGCCGGATCGCTCACCGTCGAGCTGGTCGCCGCGCCGGTCGCGGGTGATCAGGTGGTCGACAACCAGGGCGCCCGCATCTTCCTCGACTCCGACGCCGCCGACCTGCTCGGCGACGCCGCGGTCGACGCGACCGTCGACGACGAAGGCGTGGTGCAGTTCGGGTTCACCGAGCAGCAGTAG
- a CDS encoding beta family protein produces the protein MVPAHRGWATEPVYRPVLPARRGELDALGHLDDALAPLIAPILHVSELDRSIVEAVNRLPPGLIPAVDVGALPDPAGAEPLRWGVPLVPVIGLTDGDQRLAAHGVTARAYCGRAVVRLRIRLDRAGPDAATTAVERIWRYARLAPEQCDLVLDCGDVCCPADIRTTEPRVRRARDWARRHAWRTVTVVAGGMPPALARLPTDEPVRLDRWDWLLWRRLADLGVGFGDYGVASAAPGAEPADRLPTVRYTDVDAWWLYRWSRRGRRGDERVADLCRELVSAPHWPSTGAGFSWGDHEIVRRARRVAGAGSATNWVAWSTSHHLAHVLATLGRTSGGGARPPGPVPPPRPRGGEHRRAG, from the coding sequence ATGGTGCCCGCCCACCGGGGCTGGGCGACGGAACCGGTCTACCGTCCCGTCCTCCCCGCACGGCGGGGCGAACTGGACGCGCTCGGCCACCTCGACGACGCCCTCGCCCCGCTGATCGCCCCGATCCTGCACGTGTCCGAACTCGACAGATCCATCGTGGAAGCCGTGAACCGGTTGCCGCCGGGGCTGATCCCGGCCGTCGACGTGGGCGCGCTGCCCGATCCGGCCGGTGCCGAGCCGCTGCGATGGGGCGTACCGCTGGTGCCGGTGATCGGTCTGACCGACGGTGACCAGCGGCTTGCGGCGCACGGGGTCACCGCCCGGGCGTACTGCGGCCGGGCCGTGGTGCGCCTGCGGATCCGCCTGGACCGGGCCGGACCCGACGCCGCCACGACCGCCGTGGAACGGATCTGGCGGTACGCGCGACTGGCCCCCGAGCAGTGCGACCTGGTGCTCGACTGCGGTGACGTGTGCTGCCCGGCGGACATCCGCACGACGGAGCCCCGGGTACGCCGGGCGCGGGACTGGGCCCGACGGCACGCGTGGCGCACGGTCACCGTGGTGGCGGGCGGGATGCCCCCGGCACTGGCCCGACTGCCCACCGACGAACCGGTCCGGCTGGACCGTTGGGACTGGCTGCTCTGGCGGCGGCTGGCCGACCTCGGGGTGGGGTTCGGTGACTACGGCGTCGCCTCCGCCGCGCCCGGCGCGGAACCGGCCGACCGGCTGCCGACGGTCCGCTACACCGACGTTGACGCGTGGTGGCTCTACCGGTGGTCGCGGCGGGGTCGGCGCGGCGACGAGCGGGTCGCCGACCTCTGCCGTGAACTGGTGTCCGCGCCGCACTGGCCGTCGACGGGCGCCGGCTTCTCCTGGGGCGACCACGAGATCGTGCGCCGGGCGCGTCGGGTCGCCGGAGCCGGGTCGGCGACCAACTGGGTGGCCTGGAGCACCTCGCACCACCTGGCACACGTGCTGGCCACACTGGGACGTACCAGCGGTGGTGGAGCCCGGCCCCCGGGGCCCGTCCCGCCCCCACGGCCCCGTGGCGGGGAGCACCGCCGCGCGGGCTGA